One stretch of Streptomyces sp. NBC_00443 DNA includes these proteins:
- a CDS encoding MFS transporter: MTYREIFGIREFRALFVARLFAMTGVVFSSLALGTVMYHETRSPFLTAISLFGGPLVQLVAGRYLLASSDLLRPRTAVVLMAGVSTTTAALQTLPGLNWWMRFLILAGGYAAMAATSGAVIALLSDIVPKESFVLARATMNVTVGGTQIIGNGVGAVLLLVVSPSWLFGIAALGGVTAGVTARLGLPNRPPRAQGKVVERSRRINRELLTSPVIRPLYLMMWVPGGLIVGCEALFIPYARDHAGYLLAAGAAGMLAGDILVGRFTPEAPRDRLIVPLSALLAVPFLVFPLSPPVPVAAALVGLSAFGNAALLPLQERLVGQTREDVRGQAFGLSSTGLMVGQGLGAVLAGGIAQLLAGARSVGWAMNAMAMLSLMLTALLSKGLRRSAPREACVLRP; the protein is encoded by the coding sequence ATGACCTACCGCGAGATCTTCGGGATCCGTGAGTTCCGGGCCCTGTTCGTGGCTCGTCTGTTCGCGATGACCGGTGTCGTGTTCTCCAGCCTGGCGCTCGGCACCGTGATGTACCACGAGACGAGGTCGCCGTTCCTCACGGCGATCTCGCTCTTCGGTGGGCCGCTCGTGCAACTCGTCGCCGGACGCTACCTGTTGGCCTCCTCGGATCTGCTGCGTCCACGCACCGCGGTGGTCCTCATGGCGGGCGTCTCGACGACGACAGCCGCGTTACAGACGCTGCCCGGTCTGAACTGGTGGATGCGGTTCCTGATTCTCGCGGGCGGTTACGCGGCGATGGCGGCCACGTCGGGCGCCGTCATCGCGCTGTTGTCGGACATCGTGCCGAAGGAGTCCTTCGTACTGGCGCGGGCCACGATGAACGTCACGGTCGGCGGCACGCAGATCATCGGCAACGGCGTGGGCGCCGTGCTGCTTCTCGTGGTGTCCCCGTCGTGGCTGTTCGGTATCGCGGCGCTGGGCGGCGTCACCGCCGGCGTCACGGCGAGGCTCGGGCTGCCGAACCGCCCGCCCCGTGCCCAGGGGAAGGTCGTCGAGCGCAGCCGTCGCATCAACCGCGAACTGCTCACGTCGCCCGTCATCCGGCCGCTCTACCTGATGATGTGGGTGCCGGGCGGCCTGATTGTGGGATGCGAGGCGCTGTTCATCCCGTACGCCAGGGACCACGCCGGATACCTGCTCGCAGCCGGCGCGGCCGGCATGCTCGCCGGCGACATCCTGGTCGGACGCTTCACGCCGGAGGCCCCGCGCGACCGGCTGATCGTGCCGCTGAGCGCGCTGCTGGCCGTGCCGTTCCTGGTGTTCCCGCTGTCGCCGCCGGTGCCGGTCGCGGCGGCACTGGTCGGTTTGTCCGCCTTCGGCAACGCGGCGTTGCTGCCCTTGCAGGAGCGGCTGGTGGGACAGACCCGCGAAGACGTGCGCGGCCAGGCGTTCGGCCTGTCCAGCACCGGCCTGATGGTGGGTCAGGGACTGGGCGCGGTGCTGGCCGGCGGCATCGCCCAACTGCTGGCTGGCGCACGGTCGGTGGGCTGGGCGATGAACGCGATGGCCATGCTGTCGCTCATGCTCACCGCTCTGCTGAGCAAGGGGCTGCGGCGGTCGGCGCCCCGAGAGGCCTGCGTACTGCGGCCCTGA
- the argH gene encoding argininosuccinate lyase translates to MPGGRRGGPDRRQVVCRRFCRHCFLSSFFSLLFGKAAQKVHDEASKSSGLIRGRFGEGMSEVMEQINASIGFDQRMAMQDIDGSVAHVTMLCERDIISQADATAIKEGLEVIRGEITSGNFTFSVELEDIHMNIESRLRELIGPAAGRLHTARSRNDQVATSFRLWVRDANDRALRLVQHLIEVLVEQAAQNTATIMPGYTHLQSAQPVSFGHHLMAYVEMFGRDHGRLRDSRERMNESPLGAAALAGTSFPIDRDRTAELLGYARPMRNSLDAVSDRDFALEYLSAASMCMTHLSRLADEIVLWMSPQFSFVELSDAWTTGSSIMPQKRNPDAAELVRGKVGRVHGSLFGLLTVMKALPLTFSKDMQEDKERTFDGADTFELCLKAMIGMVGDMKARVKEMRAAAGAAHATATDLADWLTRELGMPFREAHHITGRLVRLADEHDCSLDELSLEDMQKVDARINADVFAVLGVEDSVTSRRSLGGTSPECVSQQVEEWRARIKQLHVTS, encoded by the coding sequence ATGCCGGGAGGTCGTCGCGGGGGTCCAGATCGACGTCAGGTAGTGTGCCGCAGGTTTTGCCGGCACTGTTTTCTCTCTTCTTTTTTCTCTCTTCTTTTCGGAAAGGCGGCGCAGAAAGTGCACGACGAGGCGAGCAAGAGCAGCGGGTTGATCCGGGGTCGTTTCGGTGAGGGCATGTCCGAGGTGATGGAGCAGATCAACGCCTCCATCGGGTTCGACCAGCGGATGGCCATGCAGGACATCGACGGCTCGGTCGCCCACGTCACGATGCTCTGCGAGCGGGACATCATCTCCCAGGCGGACGCCACGGCGATCAAGGAAGGCCTGGAGGTGATCCGGGGCGAAATCACCTCCGGGAACTTCACGTTCTCGGTGGAACTCGAAGACATTCACATGAACATCGAGTCCCGGCTTCGGGAGCTGATCGGCCCCGCGGCCGGGCGACTGCACACGGCCCGCAGCCGCAACGACCAGGTCGCCACCAGCTTCCGTCTCTGGGTGCGTGACGCGAACGACCGTGCGCTGCGTCTGGTTCAGCACCTCATCGAGGTCCTGGTCGAGCAGGCCGCGCAGAACACGGCGACCATCATGCCCGGCTACACGCATCTGCAGAGCGCGCAGCCGGTGTCGTTCGGCCACCACCTGATGGCGTACGTCGAGATGTTCGGGCGCGACCACGGTCGGCTGCGGGACTCGCGCGAGCGCATGAACGAGTCCCCGCTCGGGGCGGCCGCGCTGGCCGGTACCTCGTTCCCCATCGACCGCGACCGCACCGCAGAACTCCTGGGCTACGCACGGCCGATGCGCAACTCCCTGGACGCTGTCTCGGACCGCGACTTCGCGCTGGAGTACCTCTCCGCCGCCTCCATGTGCATGACGCATCTCTCGCGCCTGGCCGACGAGATCGTGCTGTGGATGTCGCCGCAGTTCAGCTTCGTGGAGCTCTCCGACGCCTGGACGACCGGCTCCTCCATCATGCCGCAGAAGCGGAACCCGGACGCCGCCGAACTGGTCCGGGGCAAGGTCGGCCGCGTGCACGGCTCGCTGTTCGGGCTTCTGACGGTCATGAAGGCGCTGCCGCTGACGTTCTCCAAGGACATGCAGGAAGACAAGGAGCGGACGTTCGACGGCGCGGACACCTTCGAGCTCTGTCTGAAGGCCATGATCGGGATGGTCGGCGACATGAAGGCACGCGTGAAGGAGATGCGGGCCGCGGCCGGCGCTGCCCACGCGACGGCGACCGACCTGGCCGACTGGCTGACGCGTGAGCTGGGCATGCCGTTCCGGGAGGCCCATCACATCACCGGCCGGCTCGTGCGGCTGGCGGACGAACACGACTGCAGCCTGGACGAGTTGTCGCTCGAGGACATGCAGAAGGTCGACGCTCGAATCAACGCGGACGTGTTCGCGGTTCTCGGGGTGGAGGACTCGGTGACCTCGCGCCGCAGCCTCGGCGGGACGTCACCGGAGTGTGTGTCGCAGCAGGTCGAGGAGTGGCGGGCGCGCATCAAGCAGTTGCACGTCACATCATGA
- a CDS encoding ATP-grasp domain-containing protein gives MTTVTGNPAERVTHVLVGYGAFIMAELDRLLPEASVLILEEPHVIDARNIRTAASQYRCVAEVRAAPTQDELNAGDLARTVVRPPRVRAVLPAVEYGVVAAAVLADAWGLPGGGVRAARILRDKRELRRTAAAHALAQPAFAEATGPADVRALRARHGGECVLKPANRQASLGVVLLGPDDDAAAAWHHTVTADEPRLRVNYPDAARYLVEERLHGPEVSVEALVHQGTIGFLNITAKDVLPGRHPVELGHTVPAPPGEADDTLRTAMAGLVDALGFATGILHAEWVLTRGHPHLIECAGRLPGDRIHSLIDLAYGGDGILADLLALMAGEGPVPARTARRGAAITFLSTPAAQGPDTVVHSVTGTDKAEQLDGVEEVSVSAVPGSAVVATTSSWQRAGYVIATGTGPTEAARTARTAASLITVTAGAPAATHD, from the coding sequence ATGACGACCGTCACCGGCAACCCCGCCGAACGAGTCACGCATGTCCTGGTTGGCTACGGCGCCTTCATCATGGCCGAACTCGACCGTCTGCTGCCCGAGGCGAGTGTCCTGATCCTGGAGGAGCCCCACGTCATCGACGCGCGGAACATCCGCACGGCGGCGTCCCAGTACCGCTGCGTCGCCGAGGTGCGCGCCGCTCCCACCCAGGACGAGCTCAACGCCGGGGACCTCGCGCGCACCGTGGTCCGCCCGCCAAGGGTGCGCGCCGTGCTCCCCGCGGTCGAGTACGGAGTGGTCGCCGCCGCCGTCCTGGCGGATGCCTGGGGCCTGCCCGGCGGGGGCGTCCGAGCGGCACGGATCCTGCGTGACAAGCGGGAACTGCGGCGCACTGCCGCCGCCCACGCTCTGGCCCAGCCCGCGTTCGCCGAGGCCACCGGCCCCGCGGACGTACGGGCACTGCGCGCACGGCATGGTGGCGAATGCGTCCTCAAGCCGGCCAACCGCCAGGCGAGCCTCGGCGTGGTGCTGCTCGGACCCGACGACGACGCCGCGGCTGCTTGGCACCACACCGTCACAGCGGACGAGCCCCGCCTGCGTGTGAACTACCCGGACGCGGCCCGGTACTTGGTCGAGGAGCGGCTTCACGGGCCCGAGGTCAGCGTGGAGGCGCTCGTCCATCAGGGCACCATCGGCTTCCTCAACATCACCGCCAAGGATGTCCTGCCCGGCCGCCACCCGGTCGAACTCGGCCACACCGTGCCCGCGCCCCCCGGTGAGGCGGACGACACCCTGCGCACCGCAATGGCCGGCCTGGTCGACGCCCTCGGCTTCGCCACCGGCATCCTGCACGCCGAGTGGGTGCTGACCCGCGGCCATCCTCACCTGATCGAGTGCGCCGGTCGCCTCCCCGGAGACCGTATCCACTCCCTCATCGACCTCGCCTACGGCGGTGACGGCATCCTCGCCGACCTTCTCGCTCTCATGGCGGGTGAGGGCCCGGTCCCGGCCCGCACCGCCCGGCGCGGCGCCGCCATCACCTTCCTGTCGACGCCTGCCGCGCAGGGACCGGACACGGTGGTCCACTCCGTCACCGGCACGGACAAGGCCGAGCAACTGGACGGCGTCGAGGAAGTGTCGGTGTCCGCCGTCCCGGGGAGCGCCGTAGTGGCGACCACCAGCTCCTGGCAGCGTGCCGGATACGTCATCGCCACCGGTACCGGGCCGACGGAGGCCGCCCGGACGGCACGCACCGCCGCCTCGCTCATCACCGTCACAGCCGGTGCCCCGGCGGCGACCCATGACTGA
- a CDS encoding MFS transporter, with protein MTDPRTRTGRWRVRIPRPSLRDYLPGNPAGRLFALATLMSSFGTGLFLAGATVFFTTAAGLTHVQLGVGLGIAAFVGLVATVPLGALADRAGARTVLVGALLWRAICFAALAFVQGPVAFTVAASCQAVAQNATGPLTQALVGGIAGEGDRARMMAVVRTVRNVGFSLGALAATPLLLVDDIWVNRGVLIGNAVAFVVSALLMVRLRTPAPAGAATFRNPFTAFRAVGDWRYLALAGLNSVLTLHMTLLAVGLPLWVTGRDGAPEALVPALVFVNTVLAVLLQVPFAKGVTDPRAGVRALRRAGLALAGCAVVLAAPGDTAVSLTVVAALAACVLLTAGELWQAAGAWELSYTYAPDDRRNVYLSVFSLGFAVQDMAGPLLITGVVLAQGPAGWLGLAALFAAASLLPGVVVRRLERSQARGATAPATVSDT; from the coding sequence ATGACTGACCCCCGTACCCGCACGGGCCGATGGCGCGTCCGCATCCCCCGCCCGTCCCTCCGTGACTACCTGCCCGGCAATCCGGCCGGGCGGCTCTTCGCGCTCGCCACGCTGATGAGTTCCTTCGGCACCGGTCTCTTCCTCGCCGGCGCCACGGTTTTCTTCACCACCGCGGCCGGACTCACCCACGTGCAGCTGGGCGTCGGCCTCGGCATCGCCGCGTTCGTCGGCCTGGTCGCCACAGTCCCGCTCGGGGCACTCGCCGACCGGGCCGGAGCGCGGACCGTTCTCGTCGGCGCCCTGCTGTGGCGGGCGATCTGCTTTGCCGCGCTCGCGTTCGTCCAGGGGCCTGTCGCCTTCACCGTCGCCGCGTCCTGCCAGGCCGTCGCCCAGAACGCCACCGGGCCCCTCACCCAGGCGCTGGTCGGGGGCATCGCCGGCGAGGGTGACCGGGCCCGGATGATGGCCGTGGTGCGCACCGTACGGAACGTCGGCTTCTCCCTCGGCGCGCTCGCGGCCACCCCGCTGCTCCTGGTCGACGACATCTGGGTCAACCGCGGTGTCCTGATCGGCAACGCGGTGGCCTTCGTGGTCTCCGCCCTGCTGATGGTCCGCCTGCGCACGCCCGCACCGGCGGGGGCCGCCACGTTCCGCAACCCGTTCACCGCGTTCCGGGCCGTCGGTGACTGGCGCTACCTGGCGCTGGCCGGGCTCAACTCCGTCCTCACGCTCCACATGACCCTGCTGGCTGTGGGGCTGCCCTTGTGGGTCACCGGACGCGACGGGGCTCCCGAGGCCCTCGTCCCGGCACTCGTCTTCGTCAACACGGTGCTCGCCGTGTTGCTCCAGGTACCCTTCGCCAAGGGGGTGACCGACCCGCGTGCCGGAGTCCGGGCGCTACGCAGAGCCGGGCTGGCCCTCGCCGGCTGCGCCGTCGTGCTGGCAGCTCCCGGGGACACGGCCGTGTCGCTGACCGTCGTCGCCGCGCTGGCTGCCTGCGTGCTGCTGACCGCGGGTGAGCTGTGGCAGGCGGCCGGGGCCTGGGAACTTTCCTATACCTACGCCCCCGATGACCGCAGGAACGTCTACCTCTCCGTGTTCAGCCTCGGTTTCGCGGTACAGGACATGGCGGGCCCCCTCCTGATCACCGGCGTGGTCCTTGCCCAGGGCCCCGCGGGCTGGCTGGGCCTGGCGGCCCTGTTCGCCGCCGCGTCGCTGCTGCCGGGCGTCGTGGTCCGCCGACTGGAGAGGTCCCAGGCCCGCGGGGCCACGGCTCCGGCCACGGTTTCGGATACATGA
- a CDS encoding ATP-grasp domain-containing protein translates to MAHRKQVVIVGGGPGLCDRVRLLGADITLVDTPAGYDAELVPIARRTVLTEYDDPSLIPLLREIHRETPFTAVLSLTENGLLPAARITAALGIRGLSPEVVGRTRDKFAMRSWLREKAFSATPSAVVRDVDDIRNFAAEHGYPVIVKPRHGLGSEHVSCFRQADDAVMPPAIADEYIAEPFLQGAEFSVEAFSCAGDHHVLAITGKFTQDDDPENPFVEVGHVVPAPVEPDVSAAIGTYVSDFLDVMGITDGCTHTEVRMTPSGPEVIETHTRVGGDSIPTLVRQATGHDLIDLLVQWSLDRIRPREPAPTVAGAAAIRFFAPPPGRVAGISGVQRWQGLPGVLKFHLPLKVGDRIPRIQDSHTRVGYVLTTASTAAQAIEICREVVAGVQIDVR, encoded by the coding sequence ATGGCACATCGAAAGCAGGTCGTCATCGTGGGCGGCGGCCCCGGGCTGTGCGACCGTGTACGTCTGCTCGGTGCGGACATCACGCTGGTGGACACACCGGCGGGCTACGACGCCGAGCTGGTCCCGATCGCACGGCGCACTGTTCTGACCGAGTACGACGATCCCTCGCTGATACCGCTGTTGCGGGAAATCCACCGTGAGACTCCGTTCACCGCGGTCCTATCGCTCACGGAGAACGGACTGCTGCCCGCGGCACGAATCACGGCGGCACTCGGGATTCGGGGCCTTTCACCGGAAGTGGTCGGCCGCACGCGGGACAAGTTCGCCATGCGTTCCTGGTTGCGGGAAAAGGCGTTCTCCGCCACGCCGTCCGCGGTCGTGCGGGATGTCGACGACATCCGGAATTTCGCGGCCGAGCACGGCTACCCGGTGATCGTGAAGCCACGGCATGGTCTGGGAAGCGAGCATGTGTCGTGCTTCCGCCAGGCCGATGACGCGGTCATGCCGCCTGCGATCGCCGACGAGTACATCGCCGAGCCGTTCCTCCAGGGTGCGGAATTCTCCGTCGAGGCATTCAGTTGCGCCGGCGATCACCACGTGCTGGCGATCACGGGCAAGTTCACCCAGGACGACGACCCGGAGAACCCCTTCGTGGAGGTCGGCCACGTCGTACCGGCGCCGGTCGAACCGGATGTCTCGGCGGCCATCGGGACATACGTCTCCGATTTTCTCGACGTCATGGGAATCACCGATGGTTGCACCCATACGGAGGTGCGCATGACGCCTTCGGGGCCGGAGGTCATCGAGACGCACACCCGAGTGGGCGGAGACTCGATTCCGACACTGGTCAGGCAGGCGACCGGACACGATCTGATCGATCTTCTGGTCCAGTGGTCCCTGGACCGGATCAGGCCCCGGGAACCGGCACCCACGGTTGCCGGAGCCGCTGCGATCCGTTTCTTCGCGCCGCCGCCGGGGAGGGTCGCCGGCATCAGCGGGGTACAGCGGTGGCAAGGGCTGCCCGGTGTTCTCAAGTTCCACCTTCCACTGAAGGTCGGGGACCGGATCCCCCGGATTCAGGACTCCCACACGCGGGTCGGCTATGTGCTGACCACAGCGTCGACCGCTGCACAGGCGATCGAAATATGCCGGGAGGTCGTCGCGGGGGTCCAGATCGACGTCAGGTAG
- a CDS encoding fatty acid desaturase family protein: MSQNTLSPQLLFQRAAVRGKDEAVFTGKICVLVILVATGVLLSVQSSYVVAAVGVVTLAAAYTHAVELQHQCLHHSAFRSSRMHRVIGVPLGTPMLVSYSHYRVRHLQHHRYLGTPQDTEFFGFDTRKQLTLGALAKGLFDVSRLVAVARDIAQCVPGRWQYDMGQIAPKSRKAIISEYRWFGIFIALLATACVMGEGSLVVRLWLLPFIVAMPMHFLVELPEHVLCDTSSVDVLRNTRSITGSWLTTWFTNGNNLHIEHHAAMNVPINRLRERHTDTREFGLHVQRTYFEFFTIVMREVWKNRKTADR, encoded by the coding sequence ATGTCTCAAAACACGCTTTCTCCGCAATTGCTGTTTCAGCGGGCCGCTGTTCGTGGCAAGGATGAGGCAGTATTTACAGGGAAAATATGCGTCCTTGTCATATTGGTTGCGACCGGGGTTTTGCTTTCCGTCCAGTCTTCGTACGTCGTCGCCGCGGTCGGTGTAGTGACACTGGCCGCGGCGTATACCCATGCGGTGGAACTGCAGCACCAGTGCCTGCACCATTCAGCGTTTCGCAGCTCGCGAATGCACCGCGTTATCGGTGTGCCGCTGGGCACGCCGATGCTGGTGTCGTACAGCCACTACCGAGTGCGTCATCTGCAGCACCACCGCTATCTGGGCACACCGCAGGACACGGAGTTCTTCGGCTTCGACACCCGCAAGCAGCTGACGCTGGGCGCCCTGGCCAAGGGGCTGTTCGACGTGTCGCGCCTCGTGGCTGTGGCGCGTGACATCGCCCAGTGCGTGCCAGGCCGCTGGCAGTACGACATGGGGCAGATCGCACCGAAGAGCCGTAAGGCGATCATTAGCGAGTACCGGTGGTTCGGCATCTTCATCGCGCTGCTCGCTACTGCCTGCGTCATGGGCGAAGGGTCGCTCGTCGTGCGGCTGTGGCTTCTTCCCTTCATCGTGGCCATGCCGATGCACTTCCTGGTGGAACTGCCCGAGCACGTCCTGTGCGACACCTCCAGCGTCGATGTGTTGCGCAATACCCGGTCGATAACGGGCAGTTGGTTGACGACGTGGTTCACCAACGGAAACAACCTGCACATCGAGCATCACGCCGCGATGAATGTCCCGATCAACCGGCTCCGTGAACGGCACACCGACACGCGGGAATTCGGGTTGCATGTGCAGCGTACGTACTTCGAATTCTTCACGATTGTCATGCGAGAGGTGTGGAAGAACAGGAAGACGGCGGACCGATGA